In Mycolicibacterium mucogenicum DSM 44124, the following are encoded in one genomic region:
- a CDS encoding zinc-binding dehydrogenase, with the protein MRAVIFEQFGGPVDVRSVADPTPSPGGVVVQVHATGLCRSDWHAWAGHDDGVALPHVPGHELVGEVVAVGADVRRWQVGDRVTTPFVCGCGTCEWCAGGQAQVCPDQTQPGFTHWGSFGEYVALHAADTNLVAVSEDIDDAAAAALGCRFATAYRALRARADVKPGEWVTVIGVGGVGLSAVQVAAAAGANVIAVDRTPAALELARSLGATETVLANGADVAPAVHEITGGGSHVAVDAVGTAGTCADAIHSLRRQGRHVQVGLLPNVDGHPQVPMDRVIAWELDVLGSHGMASADYPEMLDQVAAGKLRPQALVERVVGLAEGARLLPEFGAASPVGVTLIDPRLA; encoded by the coding sequence ATGCGCGCGGTGATCTTCGAGCAATTCGGTGGGCCGGTGGACGTCCGGTCGGTTGCCGACCCGACGCCGTCGCCCGGCGGCGTCGTGGTGCAGGTGCACGCGACCGGGTTGTGCCGCAGCGACTGGCACGCCTGGGCCGGGCACGACGACGGCGTCGCCCTCCCGCACGTGCCGGGGCATGAATTGGTCGGAGAAGTGGTCGCCGTCGGCGCCGACGTCCGGCGCTGGCAGGTCGGTGACCGGGTCACCACACCGTTCGTGTGCGGGTGCGGCACCTGCGAATGGTGTGCCGGTGGCCAGGCGCAGGTGTGCCCCGACCAGACCCAGCCGGGTTTCACCCACTGGGGCTCGTTCGGTGAATACGTGGCGCTGCACGCGGCGGACACGAATCTTGTTGCGGTGTCGGAAGATATCGATGATGCCGCGGCGGCCGCGCTGGGCTGCCGGTTCGCGACCGCCTACCGCGCGCTGCGGGCCCGCGCCGATGTCAAGCCCGGCGAGTGGGTCACGGTGATCGGCGTCGGGGGCGTGGGCCTCAGCGCCGTCCAGGTGGCGGCCGCCGCCGGCGCCAACGTCATCGCCGTCGACCGCACCCCGGCCGCACTGGAACTCGCGCGCAGTCTCGGTGCCACTGAGACCGTCCTCGCCAACGGCGCCGACGTGGCGCCTGCAGTGCACGAGATCACCGGCGGCGGCAGCCATGTCGCGGTCGACGCGGTGGGCACCGCCGGGACGTGCGCCGATGCGATCCACAGCCTGCGCAGGCAGGGGCGCCATGTGCAGGTGGGGTTGCTGCCCAACGTCGACGGGCATCCGCAGGTGCCGATGGATCGCGTAATCGCCTGGGAATTGGATGTTTTGGGCTCGCATGGCATGGCCAGCGCGGACTACCCCGAGATGCTGGACCAGGTCGCGGCGGGCAAGCTGCGCCCGCAGGCGTTGGTCGAGCGGGTGGTGGGGCTGGCTGAAGGCGCGCGCCTGCTGCCGGAGTTCGGTGCCGCCAGCCCCGTGGGAGTCACGCTGATCGACCCCCGCCTGGCGTGA
- a CDS encoding dipeptide ABC transporter ATP-binding protein, with the protein MSVLSVDNLSVRIGRRDIVRGVSLAVEPEQTLGIVGESGSGKSTTVLAATGLLDAPGARVTGSSVLAGQQELVGAPARTLRRVHGGRIGFVFQDPGTSLNPLLTLERQITESLETHRHLTRRHAGVRALELLEAVGLSDPQRRLRSYPHQLSGGQRQRVMIAIALACDPELLIADEPTTALDVTTQAQIIELVRELQRGFGTAVVWISHDLGVIGEVADTVTVLRGGEAVEQAPVDAIFDAPQQAYTRELLDARPVLGHPAREVPDTPTLLDVSDLDVRFPVSTPTGRMVVHAVKDVSFRIRRGTTLGLVGESGSGKSTVAAALTGLVAPDGGRALLDGTDVLTVKRRDRKAVRRRIGLVFQDSFSSLNPRIPVGLSIAEPLAGAARERRARVRELLDSVELPADYAARYPHELSGGERQRVNIARALAVAPELLILDEATASLDVSVQAKVLDLLTRLQQERDLTYLFIGHDLAVIERMSHDVLVLRGGETVEYRSAAELFAHPEHEYTRALLAAVPPARPGRATMT; encoded by the coding sequence ATGAGCGTGCTGTCGGTCGACAACCTGTCCGTCCGGATCGGGCGCCGCGACATCGTGCGCGGTGTCTCGCTGGCGGTCGAGCCCGAGCAGACGCTCGGCATCGTCGGCGAGTCCGGTTCGGGGAAGTCGACGACGGTGCTGGCCGCGACCGGACTGCTCGACGCGCCCGGTGCGCGCGTGACCGGCTCGAGTGTCCTTGCCGGACAACAGGAACTCGTCGGCGCCCCGGCGCGGACGTTGCGGCGCGTGCACGGCGGCCGGATCGGCTTCGTCTTCCAGGATCCCGGGACCTCACTGAACCCGCTGCTGACTCTCGAACGGCAGATCACCGAATCACTTGAGACACATCGGCATCTGACCCGCCGGCACGCCGGCGTGCGCGCCCTGGAACTCCTGGAGGCCGTCGGCCTGTCCGACCCGCAACGGCGGCTGCGCAGCTATCCGCATCAGCTCTCGGGTGGCCAGCGTCAGCGGGTGATGATCGCGATCGCCCTGGCCTGCGACCCTGAGCTGCTGATCGCCGACGAGCCGACGACGGCCCTCGACGTCACGACGCAGGCCCAGATCATCGAGCTGGTGCGGGAGCTGCAGCGCGGCTTCGGCACCGCCGTGGTGTGGATCAGTCACGACCTGGGGGTGATCGGCGAGGTCGCCGACACCGTTACCGTGCTGCGCGGCGGCGAGGCCGTCGAGCAGGCACCGGTCGACGCGATCTTCGATGCGCCGCAGCAGGCCTATACCCGCGAATTGCTCGATGCCAGGCCGGTTTTGGGGCATCCTGCCCGCGAAGTCCCGGACACCCCGACACTGCTGGACGTCTCCGATCTGGATGTCAGGTTTCCCGTGAGCACGCCGACGGGCCGGATGGTGGTCCACGCGGTGAAGGACGTGTCGTTCCGCATCCGCCGGGGGACGACGCTCGGGCTGGTGGGGGAGTCGGGTTCGGGGAAGTCGACCGTGGCGGCCGCGCTGACCGGTCTGGTCGCGCCCGATGGCGGTCGCGCACTCCTCGACGGCACCGACGTGCTGACGGTCAAGCGCCGGGACCGCAAGGCGGTACGCCGCCGGATCGGTCTGGTCTTCCAGGATTCGTTCTCGTCGCTGAATCCCCGCATCCCGGTGGGTCTTTCGATCGCCGAGCCCTTGGCGGGCGCGGCCAGGGAGCGTCGCGCGCGGGTGCGTGAGTTGCTGGACTCCGTCGAGCTGCCGGCGGACTATGCGGCACGGTATCCGCACGAACTGTCGGGCGGTGAGCGGCAGCGCGTCAACATCGCCCGGGCGCTGGCCGTGGCGCCCGAGCTGTTGATCCTCGACGAGGCCACGGCGTCACTCGATGTCTCGGTGCAGGCCAAGGTGCTGGACCTGCTGACGCGACTGCAGCAGGAACGTGACCTGACCTACCTGTTCATCGGCCACGACCTGGCCGTGATCGAGCGGATGAGCCACGACGTCCTGGTGCTGCGCGGCGGCGAAACGGTGGAATACCGCTCTGCCGCCGAGTTGTTCGCGCACCCGGAGCATGAGTACACGCGCGCGTTGCTCGCCGCTGTGCCTCCGGCGCGTCCGGGGCGTGCAACGATGACCTGA